A genomic window from Chitinophaga pollutisoli includes:
- a CDS encoding ABC transporter permease produces the protein MQFNRILKKIIRTGVGKSRYWMAIIGLGVAMLLILVAVQVHTDFNELLHGSRNENERADYLVVNKKITNDMMGKPGQTVFTPEEQKDFAAQPFVEAFGPITAAQFNVQLQADQLGFSTLAFFEAVPDTFLDVKSEEWKWKAGDQMLPIVVPRDFVNMFNFGFALGNGIPQFSETSIQNLTPEVVITQGMQQAKFIGKIAGFSDRISTVLVPQSFMDWANAKFGSGEVKLPSRVVIRVKDPSSLELKDYLEKRGYSTDAEKTKYNKIRGIVQTIVSVVGFFGLVLLMFALLVFSMFIQLVISSCRKEIRLLVTLGASPRRLQRYLLGQLVPVYFVTGLIALIVVAAAQFWASGVLEKHGMYVAAWPGVLTFSATLGILALVYFVNWTTVRKEIQAHT, from the coding sequence ATGCAATTCAACCGGATTTTAAAGAAAATCATCCGCACCGGTGTAGGCAAAAGCCGCTACTGGATGGCCATTATCGGCCTCGGCGTGGCCATGCTGCTGATCCTGGTAGCGGTACAGGTACATACTGATTTCAACGAACTGCTACACGGTAGCCGCAACGAAAACGAAAGGGCCGACTATCTCGTGGTGAATAAAAAAATCACCAACGACATGATGGGCAAGCCGGGGCAAACGGTTTTTACGCCGGAGGAACAAAAAGATTTCGCCGCACAGCCATTCGTGGAAGCGTTTGGGCCCATTACCGCGGCGCAGTTCAACGTGCAGCTGCAGGCCGACCAGCTTGGTTTTTCGACGCTCGCCTTCTTTGAAGCCGTGCCCGACACTTTTCTTGATGTAAAATCGGAAGAGTGGAAATGGAAAGCCGGCGATCAGATGCTGCCCATCGTGGTGCCCCGCGATTTCGTGAACATGTTCAACTTCGGGTTCGCGCTGGGCAACGGCATTCCGCAGTTTTCCGAAACCTCTATCCAGAACCTGACGCCGGAAGTGGTGATCACGCAAGGCATGCAACAGGCGAAATTTATCGGCAAGATCGCAGGCTTTTCGGACAGGATTTCCACGGTGCTGGTGCCGCAGTCGTTTATGGACTGGGCCAATGCGAAATTCGGTTCGGGGGAAGTGAAATTGCCGTCGCGGGTGGTGATCCGCGTGAAAGACCCGAGTAGCCTGGAACTGAAAGATTACCTGGAAAAGCGCGGCTATTCGACCGATGCCGAGAAAACGAAATACAACAAGATCCGCGGTATCGTGCAAACGATCGTGAGCGTGGTGGGATTCTTCGGATTGGTACTGCTGATGTTCGCTTTGCTGGTGTTCAGCATGTTTATCCAGCTGGTGATTTCGTCGTGCAGGAAAGAAATACGGTTGCTGGTGACGCTGGGCGCATCGCCACGGCGGCTGCAACGTTACCTGCTGGGCCAGCTGGTGCCGGTGTACTTCGTGACAGGTCTGATTGCGCTGATCGTGGTGGCGGCGGCGCAATTCTGGGCCAGCGGCGTACTGGAGAAACACGGCATGTATGTGGCGGCCTGGCCTGGTGTCCTCACTTTCTCGGCCACGCTGGGCATCCTGGCGCTGGTGTATTTCGTGAACTGGACCACGGTGCGGAAAGAAATCCAGGCGCATACCTGA
- a CDS encoding geranylgeranyl reductase family protein — protein MIITDVCIIGAGPGGAAAALQLDRLGISCVVVDKAVFPRDKVCGDGLSGKVIAGLNRIDPAIGQRLQAFAEKENSWGVTFVAPGRTGMDVPYKPNYNPATDAPIGFVCKRIHFDNFLVDELRQCKNVQLIEGKSIDNYTPTPEGYELSDAKETLRISAKMIIVANGAHSAFTKDVAGIRMEPKHYAAGVRAYYTGVTGMHDHSYIELHFLKNLLPGYLWIFPLPNGEANVGIDMPSDTMRRRKVNLKTLLHETLQSDPVFSERFRSAKPVSPVEGYGLPLGSRSRRLSGERWMLVGDAAFLIDPFTGEGIGNAIYSGAIAAKQAVECLQSGDFSVAKLLAYDASIQRVLGAELRLSTKLQRLVRYPRLFNLLMKAGTRNKQLRDVISSMFYEVDLRKKLTKPSFYIKLILNR, from the coding sequence ATGATAATCACGGATGTATGTATTATCGGAGCCGGCCCTGGCGGCGCGGCCGCGGCGCTCCAGCTCGACAGGCTGGGCATTTCCTGCGTGGTGGTCGATAAAGCGGTGTTCCCCCGCGACAAGGTTTGCGGTGATGGCCTGAGCGGCAAAGTGATCGCGGGGCTGAACCGCATCGATCCCGCCATCGGGCAGCGGTTGCAGGCTTTCGCCGAAAAAGAGAACAGCTGGGGCGTGACGTTCGTGGCCCCCGGCCGCACTGGCATGGACGTTCCCTACAAACCCAATTACAACCCTGCTACAGACGCGCCGATCGGCTTTGTTTGCAAGCGGATTCATTTCGATAACTTTTTGGTGGATGAGCTGCGGCAATGCAAAAATGTGCAGCTGATCGAAGGCAAATCCATCGACAATTATACGCCCACGCCGGAAGGATATGAGTTGTCTGACGCAAAAGAGACGCTGCGCATTTCCGCCAAGATGATCATCGTGGCCAACGGGGCGCATTCCGCTTTTACGAAAGACGTGGCCGGCATCCGCATGGAGCCGAAGCATTACGCTGCGGGCGTGAGGGCTTATTATACCGGGGTAACGGGCATGCACGATCACAGTTACATCGAGCTGCATTTCCTGAAGAATCTCTTGCCGGGGTACCTCTGGATCTTCCCGCTGCCCAACGGCGAAGCCAACGTCGGGATCGATATGCCTTCCGACACGATGCGCCGCCGCAAGGTGAACCTCAAAACCCTCTTGCACGAAACCCTCCAGTCCGACCCGGTATTTTCGGAAAGATTCCGTTCCGCAAAACCCGTGAGCCCCGTGGAAGGGTACGGCCTGCCGCTAGGATCCCGCTCCCGCCGCCTTTCCGGCGAGCGCTGGATGCTGGTGGGCGATGCCGCTTTCCTCATCGATCCATTTACAGGCGAAGGCATCGGCAATGCCATTTATAGCGGGGCGATCGCCGCTAAACAAGCGGTGGAATGTTTGCAGTCCGGGGATTTTTCCGTGGCGAAGTTATTGGCCTACGACGCTTCCATCCAGCGCGTCCTCGGGGCGGAACTGCGGCTCAGCACGAAGCTGCAAAGGCTCGTCCGTTATCCGCGCCTCTTCAACCTGCTCATGAAAGCCGGCACCCGCAACAAACAACTCCGCGACGTGATTTCGAGCATGTTCTACGAAGTGGATCTCCGAAAAAAACTAACCAAACCATCCTTTTACATCAAACTGATTTTGAACCGGTAA
- a CDS encoding Dabb family protein — MSSNKFVHVVNFYLKPGLSAAEIKTFEEGVSTLEKIETLIMFNVGKPAETDRPVIDKSYSYCLLTVFNDEAGHDVYQDHPVHLAFIERCNALWDKVVIFDSVTIPQ; from the coding sequence ATGTCATCAAACAAATTCGTGCACGTTGTTAATTTTTATCTTAAACCCGGCCTGAGCGCAGCGGAAATCAAGACATTTGAAGAAGGCGTGAGCACGCTTGAGAAAATCGAAACACTGATCATGTTCAACGTCGGCAAACCCGCCGAAACCGACCGCCCGGTGATCGACAAAAGTTACAGCTACTGCCTGCTCACCGTCTTCAATGACGAAGCGGGGCACGATGTTTACCAGGATCATCCCGTGCACCTCGCGTTCATCGAGCGCTGCAACGCACTCTGGGACAAAGTTGTCATATTCGACTCTGTAACTATTCCACAATAA
- the mutL gene encoding DNA mismatch repair endonuclease MutL gives MADIINLLPDNIANQIAAGEVIQRPASAVKELLENAVDAGATEIQLIIRDAGKELVQVIDNGSGMSDTDARMCFERHATSKIKSIDDLFQIRTMGFRGEALASIAAVSQVELKSRRAEDELGTFIEIDNSVIRRQEPCQAPVGTSIAMKNLFFNVPARRNFLKSNAAEMRHIVDEFIRVALAFPHLQFSLNSNGQQMFHFEKGSLKQRIVSILGQHYNSKLVTVKESTDYMNIHGFVGKPETAKKTRGDQFFFVNNRFIKSSYLNHAVMNAFAETIPPDSFPLYVLFIDLDPAHVDINVHPTKQEIKFDDERILYAFVQSAIKHALAQFSVTPALDFDLDPGIQQLDALTQPFTEEKKAQSAGTSIYKTFTSANQAHIIDKSNNSNLQHWKELYGPPPARDNDFPPPPSPSDFPPVSTASVIDERWQEAAHDQKGPVQVHQQYILSQIKSGFILVDQRSAHERILYERYLRALAEKPIATQQSLFPQTLELLPADAIIVHEMLPDLQALGYDLEPFGQHTFVVRGTPADIQTGNEQASIEGLLEQFKNFSHELKHNRRERLVRSMARNNAIPSGKPLSTREMQNIIDELFACSMPNISPGGRGTFISFKLNDLEKMFDRGF, from the coding sequence GTGGCGGATATCATCAACTTATTACCGGACAATATTGCGAATCAGATAGCAGCGGGCGAAGTCATCCAGCGGCCGGCATCGGCGGTGAAGGAATTGCTTGAAAATGCGGTGGACGCCGGGGCTACTGAAATCCAACTTATTATAAGAGACGCGGGCAAGGAGCTCGTTCAGGTCATCGACAATGGGAGCGGGATGAGCGACACCGACGCCCGGATGTGTTTCGAGCGGCATGCCACCTCCAAAATAAAATCGATTGACGATCTTTTCCAGATCCGGACCATGGGCTTCCGCGGCGAAGCGCTCGCTTCCATCGCGGCCGTGAGCCAGGTGGAGCTTAAATCCCGCCGCGCGGAAGACGAGTTGGGCACGTTCATCGAGATCGACAACTCCGTGATCCGCCGCCAGGAACCCTGCCAGGCGCCCGTGGGCACCAGCATCGCTATGAAGAACCTCTTCTTCAACGTGCCTGCCCGCCGTAACTTCCTGAAAAGCAATGCCGCCGAGATGCGCCACATCGTGGATGAATTCATCCGCGTAGCGCTCGCCTTCCCCCATCTGCAGTTTTCGCTGAACAGCAACGGGCAGCAGATGTTCCATTTCGAGAAAGGCTCCCTCAAGCAAAGGATCGTCTCTATCCTCGGCCAGCACTACAATTCCAAACTCGTTACCGTTAAGGAAAGCACCGATTATATGAACATCCACGGGTTTGTGGGGAAACCGGAAACGGCAAAGAAAACCCGTGGCGACCAGTTCTTCTTCGTCAACAACCGGTTCATCAAATCCAGCTACCTCAACCACGCGGTGATGAACGCCTTCGCCGAAACCATCCCGCCGGACAGCTTCCCGCTCTATGTGCTTTTCATTGACCTCGACCCCGCGCATGTCGACATCAACGTGCACCCCACCAAGCAGGAAATCAAGTTCGACGACGAGCGCATCCTCTACGCCTTCGTGCAATCGGCCATCAAACACGCGCTGGCGCAATTCAGCGTTACCCCGGCGCTCGACTTCGACCTCGACCCCGGCATCCAGCAGCTCGACGCGCTCACGCAGCCTTTCACCGAGGAAAAGAAAGCGCAATCGGCCGGCACGTCCATCTACAAGACCTTTACCAGCGCCAACCAGGCGCATATCATCGATAAATCAAACAACAGCAACCTCCAGCACTGGAAAGAGCTGTACGGCCCGCCGCCCGCGCGCGACAACGATTTTCCGCCGCCGCCCTCCCCTTCCGACTTCCCGCCCGTGTCCACCGCCTCCGTCATCGACGAGCGCTGGCAGGAAGCGGCGCACGACCAGAAAGGGCCGGTGCAGGTGCACCAGCAATACATCCTGTCGCAGATCAAATCGGGCTTCATCCTGGTGGATCAGCGGTCGGCCCATGAGCGCATCCTGTACGAGCGCTACCTGCGCGCCCTCGCCGAAAAACCCATCGCCACGCAGCAAAGCCTCTTCCCGCAAACGCTGGAACTGCTCCCTGCCGACGCTATCATCGTCCACGAAATGCTCCCCGACCTGCAAGCCCTCGGTTACGACCTGGAGCCCTTCGGCCAGCACACTTTCGTGGTGCGCGGAACGCCCGCCGACATCCAAACCGGTAACGAACAGGCCAGCATTGAAGGGCTGCTCGAGCAATTCAAAAATTTCAGCCACGAACTGAAACACAACCGCAGGGAGCGCCTCGTGCGCAGCATGGCGCGCAACAACGCCATCCCTTCCGGCAAACCGCTCAGCACACGCGAAATGCAAAACATCATCGACGAGCTGTTCGCCTGCTCGATGCCCAACATTTCCCCGGGCGGCAGAGGCACATTTATCTCGTTCAAGCTCAATGACCTCGAAAAAATGTTCGACCGGGGATTCTGA
- a CDS encoding SRPBCC family protein, whose protein sequence is MRKFLHISAWVVGMAVALLVILLLVAPTKVHIEQSVLIHAPPSAVWDQTARFDRYNQWNTLREMEPSAKFRIDGVDGTAGASTTWTGKKIGYGRLRHLSLTPHTEIRQQLEFFEPLNAVSDICFKFADSAGGTRVTWSMDAEYARPKNIVGMFMKDNLVTDFRKGLQRLKSAAEASVSAEKTVNN, encoded by the coding sequence TTGAGAAAATTCCTACATATCAGTGCCTGGGTGGTTGGCATGGCCGTGGCCTTGCTGGTGATTCTCTTGCTGGTGGCGCCCACCAAAGTGCACATCGAACAGTCCGTATTAATACATGCACCGCCATCCGCGGTTTGGGACCAAACCGCCAGATTTGACCGTTATAATCAATGGAATACGCTCCGCGAGATGGAGCCTTCCGCCAAATTCAGGATAGACGGGGTAGATGGAACGGCCGGCGCATCCACTACCTGGACCGGGAAAAAAATAGGTTACGGCCGCTTGCGCCACCTTTCCCTGACACCCCACACTGAAATCCGCCAGCAACTAGAGTTTTTCGAGCCCCTCAACGCTGTTTCCGACATCTGTTTCAAATTCGCCGATTCGGCGGGTGGCACCCGCGTAACGTGGAGTATGGACGCGGAGTATGCCCGGCCCAAGAATATCGTGGGTATGTTCATGAAAGACAACCTGGTAACCGACTTCCGGAAGGGGTTGCAGCGCCTGAAATCCGCCGCGGAAGCATCCGTTTCGGCGGAAAAAACAGTAAATAATTGA
- a CDS encoding DUF2569 family protein → MEPSQAADFQYLSPLLLLLGLVVWIAIASFIYRKSLTPVYPTPYPEAFSGGMVLVGVFLFMRLIGSLSELVKSEIWGENYWEQIGASVQSMPELVVPIYAMIFFMVLLQTLSFAGTVFCIFLYYRKRDIFPRVITGMFIGVEGLGLIVILLSLMWADFSEILTDREIIRVIYSWGIMGLVAWYVLKSEKSKVTFVLPHPSLVNHEANTITFDFEEEEKKGAMRLPSVAGFIVE, encoded by the coding sequence ATGGAACCATCTCAAGCCGCTGATTTTCAGTATTTATCCCCGCTCTTACTCCTGCTCGGACTGGTAGTTTGGATAGCCATAGCATCATTTATATACCGCAAATCGCTGACGCCTGTTTACCCCACGCCTTATCCGGAAGCGTTTTCGGGCGGCATGGTGCTGGTAGGTGTTTTTCTGTTTATGCGGCTGATCGGTAGCCTGAGCGAACTGGTCAAATCGGAAATCTGGGGCGAAAACTATTGGGAGCAGATAGGCGCTTCTGTTCAATCCATGCCAGAACTGGTTGTTCCGATTTACGCCATGATTTTCTTTATGGTATTACTGCAAACACTATCCTTCGCCGGGACTGTTTTCTGTATCTTTTTGTACTACCGCAAACGGGATATATTCCCACGGGTGATCACCGGTATGTTTATCGGCGTGGAAGGGCTGGGGTTGATCGTGATACTACTGTCACTGATGTGGGCCGATTTTTCAGAAATCCTTACAGACAGGGAAATTATCCGCGTTATCTACAGCTGGGGAATCATGGGGCTGGTGGCCTGGTACGTGTTGAAGTCGGAAAAATCGAAAGTTACTTTCGTGCTGCCGCATCCCAGCCTGGTCAATCACGAAGCGAATACTATTACTTTTGATTTTGAAGAAGAAGAAAAAAAGGGAGCCATGAGGCTCCCTTCTGTTGCGGGTTTTATTGTGGAATAG
- a CDS encoding YciI family protein, whose amino-acid sequence MYLILLQYIRPLAAIEHYIEAHNAFLEKQVRDGRFILTGRRKPRTGSIIVCRASSRREVEAILAEDPMDKFQLAVYDIIEFEPNTFEMAGISS is encoded by the coding sequence ATGTACCTGATCCTCTTACAGTATATCCGCCCGTTGGCGGCCATAGAGCATTATATCGAAGCGCACAACGCCTTCCTGGAGAAGCAAGTGCGCGACGGGCGCTTTATCCTCACCGGCCGCCGGAAGCCCCGCACGGGTTCCATCATCGTTTGCCGCGCTTCCAGCCGGCGGGAAGTGGAAGCCATCCTGGCCGAAGACCCCATGGATAAGTTCCAGCTCGCCGTATACGACATCATCGAGTTCGAGCCCAACACATTCGAAATGGCCGGCATCAGCTCCTGA
- a CDS encoding DUF2891 domain-containing protein, giving the protein MMRITFLLAGLLASTTIKAQTKFYDEQNGILRLTQAGAEHLSGLPLKCMQHEFPYKTGIVFSDSGLIQKPIEYHPAFYGCFDWHSSVHGHWMLVRLLKTYPNLPNAALIREKLSQNLTADNIRKELLLFANKENKGFERIYGWSWLLQLQNELLTWNDPFARELSRNIAPMARYFSVSWRDFLKKIAYPIRVGEHTNLAFGLRLAWDYAATAKDTALQSSIRTAAMRFYVNDRDCPANWEPGGYDFLSPCLEEADLMWRILPAAEYKVWLKRFLPGLFQQKPLFRIARVNDRSDGKLVHLDGLNLSRAWCLYGIARHAGDRAPAIRELASQHLRAALPHVASGDYAGEHWLATFAVYALTVE; this is encoded by the coding sequence ATGATGAGAATTACTTTTCTGCTGGCCGGACTTTTGGCCTCTACCACCATTAAAGCACAGACGAAATTTTACGACGAACAAAACGGCATCCTGCGCCTCACGCAGGCGGGCGCCGAACATCTTTCCGGGCTCCCGCTGAAATGCATGCAGCATGAGTTCCCTTACAAAACGGGCATCGTTTTCTCCGATTCGGGCCTCATTCAAAAACCCATCGAATACCATCCCGCGTTTTACGGATGTTTCGACTGGCACAGCAGCGTTCATGGCCACTGGATGCTGGTGCGCCTGCTGAAAACGTACCCGAACCTGCCGAATGCCGCGCTGATCCGGGAGAAGCTGTCGCAAAACCTCACGGCAGACAATATCCGCAAAGAGCTGTTGCTTTTCGCCAATAAAGAAAATAAAGGTTTCGAGCGGATTTACGGGTGGAGCTGGCTGCTCCAGCTGCAAAACGAACTGCTGACCTGGAACGACCCCTTCGCCCGGGAGCTTTCCCGCAACATCGCGCCCATGGCCCGGTATTTCAGCGTTTCCTGGCGCGATTTCCTCAAGAAAATCGCTTATCCCATCCGCGTGGGAGAACATACCAACCTCGCTTTCGGCCTCCGCCTCGCCTGGGATTACGCCGCCACCGCCAAAGATACCGCGCTGCAATCTTCCATCCGCACCGCCGCCATGCGGTTCTATGTAAACGACCGCGATTGCCCCGCCAACTGGGAACCAGGCGGCTACGACTTCCTTTCGCCCTGCCTCGAGGAAGCGGATCTCATGTGGCGCATCCTTCCCGCAGCGGAATACAAAGTTTGGCTGAAACGCTTCCTGCCAGGGCTCTTCCAGCAAAAACCGCTATTCCGCATCGCCAGGGTGAACGACCGTTCCGACGGTAAACTGGTGCACCTCGACGGCCTTAATCTCTCCCGCGCCTGGTGCCTCTACGGCATCGCCCGCCACGCCGGCGACCGCGCCCCCGCCATCCGCGAGCTGGCCTCCCAACACCTGCGCGCCGCGCTGCCCCACGTTGCCAGCGGCGATTACGCCGGCGAGCACTGGCTGGCCACCTTCGCCGTATATGCGCTAACGGTAGAATAA
- a CDS encoding ATP-binding cassette domain-containing protein — translation MQIELSAVVPVPLRDRIRQRPSDIWDREVVFQPGQFVKIKAPSGTGKTTLVHYLYNIRYDYTGTITAGGKPWAQYSPDQLAAIRQQTISVVFQDLRLFDQLTAEENIELKRVMIPQPIYSPEKIREFAETLGVTHVLQQSAATLSYGERQRIAIIRSLMQPFQWLMMDEPFSHLDEANTAKAARLIEQECRARNAGFILTDLDHDQHFPYDVTYQL, via the coding sequence ATGCAGATCGAGCTTTCTGCCGTGGTCCCGGTTCCCCTGCGCGACAGGATCCGGCAGCGGCCTTCGGACATCTGGGACCGGGAGGTGGTTTTCCAGCCAGGTCAATTCGTCAAGATCAAGGCCCCTTCCGGAACGGGCAAAACCACGCTCGTACATTATCTCTACAATATCCGATACGACTATACCGGCACCATCACCGCCGGGGGCAAACCCTGGGCGCAATATTCCCCCGACCAGCTCGCCGCCATCCGCCAGCAAACCATTTCGGTCGTGTTCCAGGACCTTCGCCTGTTCGACCAGCTGACGGCCGAAGAAAATATCGAACTGAAGCGCGTGATGATTCCGCAGCCTATTTATTCCCCTGAAAAAATCCGTGAATTCGCGGAAACGCTCGGCGTTACGCATGTGTTGCAGCAAAGCGCCGCCACACTGTCGTACGGCGAGCGCCAGCGCATCGCCATCATCCGCTCCCTCATGCAGCCGTTCCAGTGGCTGATGATGGACGAGCCTTTCAGTCACCTCGACGAAGCCAACACCGCCAAAGCTGCCCGGCTGATCGAACAGGAGTGCCGCGCGCGCAACGCCGGTTTCATCCTCACCGATCTCGACCACGACCAGCATTTTCCTTACGACGTAACTTACCAGCTATAG
- a CDS encoding DUF4836 family protein, translated as MKRSIQHALLFLTGAAVLLLASCSKAPEQGKHIPKNAALVFGFKSKQIQDKLSKDGLTIDKVFETLQQNDTSNNYAKALADAKNSGIDLQGDLFFAMIPGESAGSMYMTVIADVADAAKLEAFIKEKSKKEVKAGKDFKFVEDDKNVVGFTGKTMIAVASIDQNRSYFDAEDTSKPATGTALLEKMFALKTDESVASVASFKDISKEKGDMLFWMSSEALYNINGANASGMGALMASNMKKLTEGAFTTATANFETGKIDVDMYSYASKEMMAIIKKYPMEKINLENIEKYPSNNIFGYAAVNCDLRIVGELIKLIGMDGLVNMGLAEARFTLDDLLTAFKGEITMVGSDFSTVAAPTEWDSTRTKPQLKWIFSLKVGDKAAFEKVMASPMLAQSLTKQGDEYVPNMPLGDELSVSINSKRVLAGSDAELIKAYDAGSGKAKLEGDALSNAKGSVGAFYLDVEKIMAAIPAKEMDVPDSISNDIKTLVKSISAKSDEISGDKSHSSGVVLFKDQSKNALTQLFNFTNKVYNWTNAKRKADAAQWGDYNAEEAQAATDSMAADAAIAAPATEE; from the coding sequence ATGAAACGATCGATCCAACATGCGCTCCTGTTCCTGACAGGCGCCGCGGTTCTTCTGTTAGCCTCGTGCTCCAAAGCTCCTGAACAGGGCAAACATATTCCTAAGAACGCAGCACTCGTTTTCGGGTTCAAATCCAAACAAATCCAGGATAAACTGTCGAAAGACGGCCTCACCATCGACAAAGTATTCGAAACCCTCCAGCAAAACGATACCTCCAACAACTACGCGAAAGCCCTCGCCGACGCTAAAAATTCCGGTATCGACCTCCAGGGCGACCTGTTCTTCGCCATGATCCCCGGCGAATCCGCAGGCAGCATGTACATGACCGTGATCGCTGACGTTGCCGACGCGGCCAAGCTTGAAGCTTTCATCAAGGAGAAATCCAAGAAAGAAGTGAAAGCCGGCAAAGATTTCAAATTTGTAGAAGACGATAAAAACGTGGTAGGCTTCACCGGCAAAACCATGATCGCCGTGGCTTCCATCGACCAGAACCGCAGTTACTTCGATGCGGAAGACACCAGCAAGCCCGCCACCGGTACCGCGCTCCTCGAAAAAATGTTCGCCCTGAAAACCGACGAGTCCGTAGCTTCTGTTGCTTCTTTCAAAGATATCAGCAAAGAGAAAGGCGACATGCTTTTCTGGATGAGCAGCGAAGCCCTGTATAACATCAACGGTGCCAACGCTTCCGGCATGGGCGCGCTCATGGCATCCAATATGAAGAAGCTCACCGAAGGCGCTTTCACCACCGCCACCGCCAACTTCGAAACCGGTAAGATCGATGTGGACATGTATTCCTACGCCAGCAAGGAAATGATGGCCATCATCAAGAAATACCCGATGGAGAAAATCAACCTCGAAAACATCGAAAAATATCCCTCCAACAATATCTTCGGTTATGCCGCAGTTAACTGCGACCTCCGCATCGTTGGCGAGCTGATCAAGCTGATCGGTATGGACGGCCTCGTGAACATGGGCCTCGCTGAAGCCCGCTTCACCCTCGACGACCTGCTGACCGCATTCAAAGGTGAAATCACCATGGTGGGTTCCGATTTTTCCACCGTTGCCGCTCCCACCGAATGGGACAGCACCCGCACCAAGCCCCAGCTGAAATGGATCTTCAGCCTGAAAGTTGGCGACAAAGCCGCCTTCGAAAAAGTAATGGCTTCCCCCATGCTGGCGCAGTCGCTCACCAAACAAGGCGATGAATACGTTCCCAATATGCCCCTCGGCGACGAACTGTCCGTTTCCATCAACAGCAAACGCGTACTGGCAGGATCCGACGCCGAGCTGATCAAAGCTTATGACGCAGGCAGCGGCAAGGCGAAACTGGAAGGCGACGCACTGAGCAATGCCAAAGGCAGTGTGGGCGCCTTCTACCTGGATGTTGAAAAGATCATGGCCGCCATCCCCGCCAAGGAAATGGATGTGCCGGACAGCATCAGCAACGACATCAAAACCCTCGTGAAATCCATCTCCGCGAAATCCGACGAGATCAGCGGCGACAAATCGCATTCTTCCGGTGTAGTGCTGTTTAAAGACCAGTCCAAAAACGCCCTCACCCAGCTGTTCAACTTCACCAACAAAGTGTACAACTGGACGAATGCAAAACGCAAAGCGGATGCCGCCCAGTGGGGCGACTACAATGCTGAAGAAGCACAGGCAGCCACCGATTCCATGGCAGCAGACGCTGCGATTGCAGCGCCCGCTACCGAGGAATAA
- a CDS encoding YbaB/EbfC family nucleoid-associated protein yields MFGDLLGKLQEAQQKMQESKERLRHVLVDGEAGNGTVKVVVTGGREVRSVEIDPALLAAERKEELEDLLITALNRALKQAEETWEAEMKGMAGGMLGGMGLPGM; encoded by the coding sequence ATGTTTGGAGATTTGTTAGGAAAGCTGCAGGAAGCGCAGCAGAAAATGCAAGAAAGCAAAGAGCGCCTGCGGCACGTTCTGGTCGACGGCGAAGCCGGCAACGGCACGGTGAAAGTAGTTGTAACGGGCGGCCGCGAAGTGCGGAGCGTGGAAATCGATCCGGCGTTGCTGGCGGCGGAGCGTAAAGAGGAGCTGGAAGACCTGCTCATTACGGCGCTGAACCGCGCGCTGAAGCAGGCGGAAGAAACCTGGGAAGCGGAAATGAAAGGCATGGCCGGCGGAATGCTGGGCGGCATGGGCCTTCCCGGGATGTAA
- the msrB gene encoding peptide-methionine (R)-S-oxide reductase MsrB, whose translation MARDKGTEWAFTGKYWDSKEKGTYYCAACGNPLFVSDTKFESGCGWPSFYQPVSKTSVIYTPDNSHGMQRTEVQCGRCKAHLGHVFDDGPPPTGLRYCINSVILDFEKAKDAEKKFNDNEK comes from the coding sequence ATTGCCCGCGACAAGGGCACGGAGTGGGCGTTTACTGGTAAATACTGGGACAGCAAGGAAAAAGGCACCTATTATTGTGCTGCGTGCGGCAATCCTTTATTTGTGTCGGACACCAAGTTTGAAAGCGGCTGCGGGTGGCCGAGCTTTTACCAGCCGGTAAGCAAGACGAGCGTGATTTACACGCCTGACAATTCTCACGGGATGCAGCGTACCGAGGTGCAATGCGGGCGTTGCAAGGCGCACCTGGGGCACGTTTTCGACGACGGTCCGCCGCCAACCGGGCTTCGTTATTGCATCAATTCAGTGATCCTGGATTTCGAAAAAGCGAAAGACGCCGAGAAGAAGTTCAACGACAACGAAAAATAA